The Bubalus kerabau isolate K-KA32 ecotype Philippines breed swamp buffalo chromosome X, PCC_UOA_SB_1v2, whole genome shotgun sequence genome has a segment encoding these proteins:
- the SPIN3 gene encoding LOW QUALITY PROTEIN: spindlin-3 (The sequence of the model RefSeq protein was modified relative to this genomic sequence to represent the inferred CDS: inserted 3 bases in 2 codons): MKTPLAKTASGQRSRTGAGHASVSVIMMKRKAAHKKHRSRPISQPPRNIVGCRIRHGWKDGDEPQREWKRTILDQVPVNPSLYXIKYDGFDCVYRLELHRDERLSSLEVLPNRVASSRIRDTHLTEIMIGKAVEHIFETEEGSKNEWRGMVLAQAPVMNTWFYITYEKDPVFYMYQLLDDYKDGDLHILPDSNDSPLTEREPGEVIDSLVGKQVEYAKEDGSKRIGMVIHQVEAKPSXYFIKFDDDFHIYVYDLVKTS, from the exons ATGAAGACCCCGCTCGCAAAAACGGCTTCTGGGCAGCGGTCCAGGACAGGCGCAGGGCATGCCAGTGTGTCTGTTATCATGATGAAGAGAAAAGCTGCACACAAGAAGCATAGGAGCAGACCCATCTCCCAGCCTCCAAGGAATATCGTGGGCTGCAGAATTCGGCATGGATGGAAAGACGGAGATGAACCTCAAAGAGAGTGGAAGCGAACCATTTTGGATCAGGTACCTGTAAATCCCTCTCTGTA CATAAAATATGATGGATTTGACTGTGTTTATAGATTGGAACTTCACAGAGATGAAAGATTGTCATCACTTGAAGTCCTTCCTAATAGAGTTGCATCATCTAGAATCAGAGATACACACTTAACGGAAATTATGATTGgcaaagcagtggaacatatttTTGAGACAGAGGAAGGTTCCAAAAATGAATGGAGGGGGATGGTCTTAGCTCAGGCACCTGTAATGAATACGTGGTTTTACATTACCTATGAGAAGGATCCTGTATTTTATATGTACCAGCTCTTAGATGATTATAAAGACGGTGACCTACACATCCTTCCAGATTCCAATGATTCTCCTCTCACAGAGAGGGAGCCAGGAGAAGTCATAGACAGCCTAGTAGGCAAACAAGTGGAATATGCCAAGGAGGATGGCTCCAAGAGAATTGGCATGGTCATTCATCAGGTGGAAGCAAAACCCT TGTACTTCATCAAATTTGATGATGATTTCCATATCTATGTCTATGATTTGGTAAAAACATCTTAG